A single genomic interval of Lepidochelys kempii isolate rLepKem1 chromosome 13, rLepKem1.hap2, whole genome shotgun sequence harbors:
- the LOC140897022 gene encoding olfactory receptor 5V1-like translates to MERRNQTVLEEFIILGFSSLREMRPSLFSGFLFTYLFTLFGNTCIIILVLVDQRLHTPMYFFLGNLAFLDICSTTTTIPQMLVHLLSERSNISFKGCALQLYFFFSFMGTKCLLLAAMAFDRYVAICNPLCYTLIVNKSICLQLAAASWVTGFLNSAIHTVFTFWLPFCGDNRIDYFYFYCDIPPLLELSCGDTSLNKLLLLCIGLFIAWTPFACILLSYTYIISTILKMPSSKGKRKAYSTCSSHLTVVLLYYGSSIFSYLRPSSRHTSDSARLISVLYSVLTPMLNPIIYTLRNKDVKVALTYMIHRM, encoded by the coding sequence ATGGAGAGAAGAAATCAAACTGTGTTGGAGGAGTTCATCATCCTGGGATTTTCCAGCCTCCGGGAGATGCGACCCTCACTCTTCAGTGGGTTTTTGTTTACTTACCTCTTTACCCTATTTGGGAACACCTGCATCATCATCCTTGTTTTGGTGGACCAGAGACTCCACACTCCCATGTATTTCTTTCTTGGGAACCTGGCCTTTCTGGACATCTGttctaccaccaccaccatcccccAGATGCTGGTTCATCTCCTCTCTGAGAGGAGCAACATCTCCTTCAAGGGCTGTGCGCTGCAACTTtacttcttcttctccttcatgGGCAccaagtgcctcctgctggcagcCATGGCCTTTGACCGCTATGTTGCCATCTGTAATCCGCTGTGTTACACACTGATTGTCAACAAAAGCATTTGCCTCCAGCTGGCAGCTGCCTCCTGGGTAACTGGCTTCCTTAACTCTGCAATACACACAGTCTTCACCTTCTGGTTACCCTTCTGTGGAGACAACCGTATTGATTACTTCTACTTCTACTGTGATATCCCGCCACTGCTGGAACTGTCATGTGGGGACACCTCTCTCAACAAACTCCTGTTGCTCTGCATTGGCCTCTTCATAGCCTGGACCCCCTTTGCCTGCATCCTTCTATCATACACTTACATCATCTCAACTATACTGAAGATGCCTTCTTCCAAAGGGAAGAGGAAGGCATACTCCACCTGTTCGTCCCACCTGACTGTGGTCCTTCTGTACTATGGCAGCTCTATCTTCTCCTACCTGAGACCCAGTTCAAGACACACATCAGATAGCGCCAGACTGATCTCTGTGTTATATAGCGTCTTAACACCAATGTTAAACCCGATTATTTATACATTGCGAAACAAGGATGTGAAAGTAGCTTTGACATACATGATACATAGGATGTGA